A window of bacterium contains these coding sequences:
- a CDS encoding HypC/HybG/HupF family hydrogenase formation chaperone, which produces MCLGIPVEVVKINDEETALIELTGVQKEINIQLVPQVKIGDWVILHAGFAIEIIDEKEAEKTLDSFRELMEASKAATKNRGENGL; this is translated from the coding sequence ATGTGTCTTGGAATACCTGTAGAAGTCGTAAAAATAAACGATGAGGAAACTGCGCTTATTGAATTGACGGGTGTGCAGAAAGAAATCAATATTCAGCTTGTTCCTCAGGTCAAAATCGGTGACTGGGTTATTCTACATGCCGGTTTTGCCATAGAGATAATAGATGAAAAAGAAGCAGAAAAAACGTTAGACAGTTTTAGAGAATTAATGGAAGCAAGTAAAGCAGCAACAAAAAACAGGGGGGAAAATGGTTTGTGA
- a CDS encoding T9SS type A sorting domain-containing protein, translating to MKKPLILIAMLMVLGVETGWANVTVIKNISLRPQKWGSHPTAVAVNQTTNKIYVANYYSDNVSVIDATNDSVIDTIAVGRYPHNICVNQTTNKIYVANDNNTISVIDGAKDSVFATIAAGMEVYDICVNSTTNKIYMTGYLTGSISYVLVIDGTNNSIIDTVITSGSDSYGICVNPNTNKIYVANKWSNNISVIDGTNDSIVATVNLGTNACPMDICVNPTKNKIYVAWRYNDISYVGVIDGATNSVVTKTPISTFFVNYVSGICVNPKTNKIYVIWDDYLVYGEGCVSVMDGTSNTFIAHVAAGSKSSGICVNSTTNKIYVANERTDNVSVIDGANNLLINVIAIMNHPQGICVNPNTNKIYVADWNSNRVSVIDGINNSIIDIKIVMSAGPWGICVNPATNKIYTANCHNWGDQSFGNISVIDGTNNLLIDTIASCYYFQESICVNSNTNKIYSTDYSGSRIWAIDGVNDSIITEIFYNIDYPQAICVNPTTNRIYVANWQNNSVSVVDGTNNTVVGTVAVGSCPRSICVNPSTNKIYVANCYFSGSVSVIDGTNDMIIATINVGRSPHGICVNSVTNKIYVADSGSGSVSIIDGANDSVIQTVQVGAQPVSIAVNPQDSLIYVSCWGSYYSTGGVWVLKDDGKGIEEQSNLDFGMRNAELKISKNPVIQSTVINYQLPVKNKVSLKIYDLSGRTVKTLVDGEKEAGSYTVNLDTKDLSSGVYFCRLETDKFKETKKITIVK from the coding sequence ATGAAGAAACCGCTAATACTAATTGCAATGTTGATGGTGTTGGGTGTGGAAACAGGATGGGCGAATGTGACGGTGATTAAAAATATATCCTTAAGACCACAAAAATGGGGTTCTCACCCGACTGCGGTAGCTGTAAACCAAACAACAAATAAGATTTATGTAGCAAATTACTATAGTGATAATGTTTCAGTAATTGATGCAACGAATGATTCGGTCATAGATACAATAGCTGTCGGTAGATATCCCCATAATATATGCGTAAATCAAACAACAAATAAGATTTATGTGGCAAATGACAATAATACTATTTCAGTAATAGATGGGGCAAAAGATTCAGTTTTTGCTACTATAGCTGCGGGGATGGAGGTTTATGATATATGTGTAAATTCAACAACAAATAAAATTTATATGACAGGTTATTTAACTGGGAGCATTAGTTATGTTTTGGTAATTGACGGAACAAATAACTCAATCATTGATACTGTAATTACTTCTGGCTCTGATTCTTATGGTATATGTGTAAATCCTAATACAAATAAAATCTATGTAGCAAATAAATGGAGCAATAATATTTCAGTAATTGATGGGACAAATGATTCAATAGTTGCTACAGTAAATCTTGGGACTAATGCTTGTCCTATGGATATCTGTGTAAACCCAACAAAAAATAAGATTTATGTAGCATGGAGATATAATGACATAAGCTATGTTGGAGTTATTGATGGGGCAACTAATTCAGTGGTTACTAAAACACCTATATCCACATTTTTCGTGAATTATGTTTCTGGTATCTGTGTAAATCCTAAAACAAATAAAATCTATGTGATATGGGATGACTATTTAGTATATGGAGAAGGCTGTGTTTCAGTAATGGATGGAACGAGTAATACATTTATTGCTCATGTAGCTGCTGGTTCTAAGTCTTCTGGTATATGTGTAAATTCTACAACAAATAAAATTTATGTGGCAAACGAGAGAACTGATAATGTTTCAGTCATTGATGGAGCAAATAATTTATTGATTAATGTCATAGCCATTATGAATCATCCTCAAGGTATATGTGTAAATCCAAATACAAATAAAATTTATGTGGCAGATTGGAATAGTAATAGAGTTTCAGTTATTGATGGGATAAATAATTCAATTATTGATATAAAAATTGTCATGTCTGCCGGACCTTGGGGTATATGTGTAAATCCGGCAACAAATAAAATCTATACGGCAAATTGTCATAATTGGGGCGACCAAAGCTTTGGTAATATTTCAGTAATTGATGGGACAAATAATCTATTGATTGATACCATAGCCTCATGCTATTATTTTCAGGAGAGTATATGTGTAAACTCAAACACAAATAAAATTTATAGCACAGATTATTCGGGCAGTAGAATCTGGGCAATTGATGGAGTAAATGATTCAATTATTACTGAAATCTTCTATAATATTGATTATCCCCAAGCTATCTGTGTAAATCCAACAACAAATAGAATATATGTAGCAAACTGGCAGAATAATAGTGTTTCAGTAGTTGATGGGACGAATAATACAGTGGTTGGAACAGTAGCCGTTGGATCTTGTCCTCGAAGCATCTGCGTAAATCCGAGCACAAATAAAATATATGTGGCAAATTGTTATTTTTCAGGGAGTGTTTCAGTAATTGATGGGACAAATGATATGATAATTGCTACCATAAATGTTGGGCGTTCCCCTCATGGTATATGTGTAAATTCTGTGACAAATAAAATTTATGTGGCAGATAGTGGCAGTGGTAGTGTTTCAATAATTGATGGGGCAAACGATTCGGTTATACAAACAGTGCAAGTTGGAGCGCAACCAGTATCTATTGCAGTTAATCCGCAGGATAGTTTAATATATGTTAGTTGTTGGGGCAGTTATTATTCTACAGGGGGAGTCTGGGTACTTAAGGATGATGGAAAAGGAATAGAGGAACAGTCAAATTTGGATTTTGGAATGCGGAATGCGGAATTAAAAATAAGTAAAAACCCGGTTATCCAGTCAACAGTTATCAATTATCAGTTACCAGTAAAAAACAAAGTGTCATTGAAGATTTACGATTTAAGCGGTAGAACTGTAAAAACGCTTGTGGATGGCGAAAAAGAGGCAGGAAGTTATACTGTTAACTTGGACACTAAAGACTTATCTTCAGGTGTTTATTTTTGTAGATTAGAAACCGATAAGTTCAAAGAGACGAAGAAAATAACAATAGTGAAATAA
- the guaA gene encoding glutamine-hydrolyzing GMP synthase has product MKNPDTIYIVNFGGQYCHLLARRVREQNVYSEIVSPEAIPEELPTNVKGIILSGGPSSVYCENAPQISSKLLYKGIPILGLCYGHQLIAHHLGGKIKRSNKMEYGVAEVTIKKPVGLLKGLKKSIKVWMSHGDSVVSLPKDFEILAHTKNCPVAAFKHKTYKLYGLQWHPEVVHTEYGDKMLSNFIFAISNCKPNWKLEDFITRSVNELKAEIGNRKAILAISGGIDSSVAGALGAKALGNNLTTVFVDHGFMRKDEAEEVAKVIKKLKVNFIKVNAEDRFLSAVKGVVDPEKKRKIIGEQFIRVFEEEAKKVNADYLLQGTIYPDRIESGSSQNSAVIKTHHNVGGIPLNVKFKKIVEPLKELYKDEVRRVGKKLNLPPFIINRQPFPGPGLAVRIIGDITKERLELLREADAIVRYELDRSKLKLWQYFAVLTNTYTTGVKGDSRAYGYTIAIRAVDSREAMTAKFVDIPYEILERMSTRITNELTGVNRVVYDITHKPPATIEWE; this is encoded by the coding sequence ATGAAAAATCCTGATACAATTTATATAGTAAATTTCGGAGGGCAGTATTGCCATTTACTTGCCAGAAGAGTAAGAGAGCAGAATGTTTATTCTGAAATAGTAAGTCCGGAAGCTATTCCTGAGGAGTTGCCTACAAATGTGAAAGGGATAATATTATCCGGCGGGCCATCGAGCGTATATTGTGAAAACGCTCCTCAAATTTCTTCTAAATTGTTATATAAAGGAATTCCAATTCTGGGTTTATGTTACGGACATCAGCTTATTGCGCACCATCTTGGCGGGAAAATAAAACGAAGTAATAAAATGGAGTATGGTGTTGCGGAAGTAACGATAAAAAAGCCTGTCGGTTTGTTGAAAGGGTTGAAAAAATCCATTAAAGTGTGGATGAGTCACGGAGATAGTGTAGTTTCTCTTCCAAAAGATTTTGAAATTCTTGCGCATACAAAAAATTGTCCTGTTGCTGCGTTTAAGCATAAAACCTATAAACTCTATGGTTTACAATGGCATCCTGAAGTTGTACATACCGAATATGGCGATAAGATGTTATCTAATTTTATCTTTGCCATAAGTAATTGTAAACCCAACTGGAAACTCGAAGATTTTATTACCCGTTCCGTTAACGAACTAAAAGCCGAAATTGGGAATCGTAAAGCTATTCTTGCCATTTCCGGAGGCATAGATTCATCAGTAGCAGGCGCGCTTGGCGCAAAAGCTTTAGGAAATAATCTGACAACAGTGTTTGTTGACCACGGGTTTATGAGGAAAGATGAGGCGGAAGAAGTTGCAAAAGTAATCAAAAAATTAAAAGTGAATTTTATAAAAGTTAATGCAGAAGACCGTTTTTTGTCTGCCGTAAAAGGAGTTGTTGACCCTGAAAAGAAGCGAAAAATTATCGGGGAACAATTTATAAGGGTATTTGAAGAAGAGGCAAAAAAAGTAAATGCGGATTACCTGTTGCAGGGAACTATTTATCCTGACAGGATTGAATCAGGAAGTTCCCAGAACTCTGCCGTTATAAAGACTCATCACAATGTCGGTGGAATACCTTTGAATGTAAAATTTAAGAAAATAGTAGAGCCTTTGAAAGAACTTTATAAAGATGAAGTACGCAGGGTTGGGAAAAAGTTAAATTTACCGCCTTTTATTATTAACAGACAGCCGTTTCCGGGACCCGGTTTAGCGGTCAGGATTATTGGAGACATTACTAAAGAGCGGTTGGAATTGCTCAGGGAAGCGGATGCAATTGTCAGATATGAACTTGATAGAAGTAAATTAAAATTATGGCAATATTTTGCGGTTTTGACGAATACTTATACTACCGGGGTTAAAGGGGATAGTCGTGCGTATGGATATACGATTGCCATTCGCGCCGTGGATTCCCGTGAAGCTATGACTGCGAAGTTTGTGGATATTCCTTATGAAATACTTGAAAGAATGTCGACAAGAATAACTAATGAGTTGACAGGAGTTAATCGTGTTGTATATGATATAACACATAAGCCACCTGCAACCATTGAGTGGGAATGA
- a CDS encoding ATP-dependent DNA helicase, giving the protein MSLKEDKILSALNPQQLEAVTFGEGPLLIIAGAGTGKTRVITHRISYLISSKKAKPSEILALTFTDKAAEEMERRVDSLVPYGWVGTKISTFHSFGQRLIREFAFELGINPDFKVLSTTELLFLLKEKLFEFPLNYFRPPSNPTKYLYAFLNLISRVKDEDVNVEEYLKYAKTNLDINRETELKEGFTRQVEIANWYQSYEELLRNTGYVDIQDLIALPIKLFRTRPSILKRVQSQFKYILVDEFQDTNYAQFQFLKFLAGENPNLTVVGDDDQSIYKFRGACLSNILGFKTTYPDTHTVILNRNYRSLQSILDVAHRLITFNNPYRLETELKIDKSIIADSKSKRNGVKYCQYPTVSEEADAIVDYIIENVAKGYKYSDFAILVRTNGGAAHFLDALNLKGIPWLSDGGESLYDREEVKVLLNFLRVISNSSDSQALYDVISSPAYKLNSPDLYKCMSFAHLRHLSLYDALNKELEISEKGAVIIKKFLNDFEFFSKLASVNSVSKVLYEFLVRTGWLNSLVAKPSIETEIRMKNISEFFKLVEYIMDVISNNKLPFVINYIDSLISLGSSPPCAQADFDAEAVRILTVHKAKGLEFKVVFLPALVTDNFPHYKMPTLVEIPLELIKEQMLQLSEEEIHLQEERRLFYVGLTRAKETLILSSGVDYGGKREKKLSQFVMETLDIPKAELMTEKAETLKKISRYKDVKAIQLNLLKDIQLVELSSTGIDDWLSCPRKYWYLHWLRIPTPKHHAMIYGGSVHKAIESYLKYKKSGRTLSLEATIRVFESSWESEGFISREHEDERYQKGKEVIRQFWEQEEQSGGSPLYVEEEFSFICDYVKVRGRWDRVDEGGIIIDYKTGDVNTIIKANQRVRGSVQLPVYALAYFERFKNVPSRVEFHFVEGGVIGELKDIPKKIEKTRDTIKIVADGIRSGDFDTRPSYPGVCEYCSCKTLCPYKK; this is encoded by the coding sequence ATGAGTTTAAAAGAAGATAAAATTCTATCTGCGCTTAATCCACAACAACTTGAGGCAGTAACTTTTGGAGAAGGTCCCTTATTGATTATTGCAGGCGCAGGAACAGGAAAAACTCGTGTAATTACTCACCGTATATCATACCTTATTTCTTCAAAGAAAGCAAAACCGAGTGAAATTCTTGCGCTTACTTTTACTGATAAAGCGGCGGAAGAAATGGAAAGACGGGTTGATTCATTGGTCCCTTATGGATGGGTTGGAACTAAAATCAGCACTTTTCATTCTTTCGGGCAAAGGTTAATCAGGGAATTTGCGTTTGAATTAGGGATAAACCCGGATTTTAAAGTGTTATCAACTACGGAATTGCTCTTTCTCTTAAAGGAAAAACTGTTTGAGTTCCCGTTGAATTATTTTCGTCCGCCATCCAATCCTACAAAATATTTATACGCTTTTTTGAATTTAATTTCAAGGGTAAAAGATGAGGATGTAAACGTGGAAGAGTATTTAAAATATGCGAAAACTAATTTAGACATTAATAGGGAGACTGAATTGAAAGAAGGATTTACAAGACAAGTTGAGATTGCCAACTGGTATCAGAGTTATGAAGAATTACTAAGGAATACGGGATATGTAGATATTCAAGATTTAATAGCTTTACCGATAAAGCTTTTCCGTACCAGACCGAGTATATTAAAGCGTGTTCAATCGCAGTTTAAGTATATATTAGTAGATGAATTCCAGGATACTAATTATGCGCAATTCCAGTTTCTTAAGTTTTTAGCAGGCGAAAATCCTAATTTGACCGTAGTTGGTGATGATGACCAGTCTATTTATAAATTTCGAGGCGCCTGTCTTTCGAATATTTTAGGGTTCAAAACGACTTATCCCGATACCCATACCGTTATTCTAAACAGGAATTACCGCAGTCTTCAATCCATTCTTGACGTTGCGCATAGACTTATTACGTTTAATAATCCGTATAGGTTGGAAACAGAGTTAAAAATCGACAAATCCATTATTGCTGATTCAAAAAGCAAGCGTAATGGAGTGAAATACTGTCAGTATCCTACTGTTTCGGAAGAAGCGGACGCGATAGTTGACTATATTATAGAAAACGTTGCAAAAGGATATAAATACAGTGATTTTGCGATACTTGTTCGGACTAACGGCGGAGCGGCGCATTTTTTGGATGCTTTGAATTTGAAAGGAATCCCGTGGCTTTCGGATGGGGGAGAGAGTCTTTACGATAGGGAAGAGGTAAAAGTTTTACTTAATTTTCTACGCGTAATCAGTAATTCTTCCGACAGCCAGGCTTTATATGATGTTATAAGTTCCCCTGCATATAAACTTAATTCGCCTGACCTTTATAAATGTATGAGTTTTGCTCATTTGCGTCACTTAAGTTTATATGATGCTTTGAATAAAGAGTTAGAAATCTCTGAAAAGGGAGCAGTTATTATTAAAAAGTTTTTGAATGATTTTGAGTTTTTTAGCAAATTAGCTTCGGTTAATTCGGTTAGTAAAGTTCTTTACGAGTTTCTTGTCCGGACGGGGTGGCTTAACAGTCTTGTTGCAAAGCCTTCAATAGAGACGGAAATTCGTATGAAAAACATTTCGGAGTTTTTCAAATTAGTTGAATATATAATGGATGTGATTTCAAACAACAAATTACCTTTTGTCATAAATTATATAGACAGTTTAATTTCATTGGGAAGCAGCCCTCCGTGTGCGCAGGCGGATTTTGATGCCGAAGCAGTGCGTATTCTAACCGTCCACAAAGCAAAAGGACTTGAGTTTAAGGTTGTTTTTTTACCTGCGCTTGTAACGGATAATTTCCCTCATTATAAAATGCCTACACTGGTAGAGATACCTTTGGAGTTGATAAAAGAGCAGATGTTGCAGTTGTCGGAAGAGGAGATTCATTTACAGGAAGAACGGCGGTTATTTTATGTAGGGTTGACGAGAGCAAAAGAAACACTGATTTTAAGTTCCGGGGTAGATTACGGTGGAAAGCGGGAAAAGAAACTTTCCCAGTTCGTTATGGAGACCTTGGATATACCAAAAGCAGAGCTTATGACTGAGAAAGCCGAGACTCTTAAAAAAATATCGAGATATAAAGATGTTAAAGCAATACAGTTGAATTTGCTCAAAGATATTCAGCTGGTTGAACTGTCAAGTACCGGCATAGATGATTGGTTAAGTTGTCCGCGTAAATACTGGTATTTGCACTGGCTCAGAATTCCGACCCCGAAACATCATGCAATGATTTACGGAGGCTCGGTTCACAAGGCAATAGAATCTTACTTGAAATACAAAAAATCAGGAAGAACGTTATCATTAGAAGCTACTATTCGTGTTTTTGAGTCTTCGTGGGAGAGCGAGGGGTTTATTTCAAGGGAACACGAGGATGAACGTTATCAAAAAGGAAAAGAAGTTATAAGACAATTCTGGGAACAGGAAGAGCAATCCGGCGGGAGTCCTTTATATGTGGAAGAAGAATTTTCATTTATTTGTGACTACGTCAAAGTAAGAGGACGCTGGGACAGGGTAGATGAAGGCGGGATAATAATAGATTATAAAACGGGGGATGTTAATACTATTATTAAAGCAAACCAGCGGGTGCGCGGGAGCGTGCAACTGCCGGTTTATGCGCTAGCGTATTTTGAAAGATTTAAAAATGTACCGAGCCGGGTAGAGTTTCATTTTGTTGAAGGTGGGGTAATTGGAGAGTTAAAAGATATTCCAAAGAAGATAGAAAAAACGCGGGATACGATTAAAATAGTGGCAGATGGAATAAGGTCAGGTGATTTTGATACGCGTCCAAGTTATCCCGGGGTATGCGAGTATTGTTCGTGCAAAACACTATGTCCTTATAAGAAATAG
- a CDS encoding T9SS type A sorting domain-containing protein, producing MVCESKNVKSFLKKTLLAIVFGLIVMPVYASGPDTLWTRIYGGDEWDWGNCIQECSGTGGYIVTGGTWSFGVGKSDVYLVRTNSSGDSVWAKNYGWTDYEEGRCVQKCGGGYIIAGEIGSLSTDVLLLKVNEDGDSSWAVTFGGSQSEFGRSIQVCNDGSFIIAGYTNSFGAGKNDVYVIKANSFGDTIWTRTFGGAEDDYGYSIAKCADGNFVIAGSSRVTTYDDVYLIKISSSGDTVWTRTFGKSNNDCAYDVKQCGDGGFILTGYTKTGSEKVYLIKTNSTGDTLWTRIYGKTGDDRGYSVRECSDNGFVISGYTSTLGGTWEDVYVIKTNSTGDTLWTRTFGKNGDDRGNSIVQCSDNGYVVAGVGEYFTSGQTDMYIIRMGSVGIKEIDKSISNNYVLYQNYPNPFSDGTVIEYKVPNKSNVAIKVYSLAGKLIKTILNGEVAAGSHTVSLDKRDMKSGIYFYSLEVGNYKETRKLTVLK from the coding sequence ATGGTTTGTGAAAGTAAGAATGTAAAAAGTTTTCTGAAGAAAACATTATTAGCGATTGTTTTTGGTTTGATTGTTATGCCGGTATATGCAAGCGGACCTGATACTTTATGGACAAGAATTTATGGCGGGGATGAATGGGATTGGGGAAATTGCATACAGGAGTGTTCAGGAACGGGTGGATATATAGTTACCGGAGGAACGTGGTCATTTGGGGTGGGGAAATCGGATGTTTATCTTGTGAGGACAAATTCATCAGGCGATTCGGTTTGGGCAAAGAACTACGGATGGACAGATTATGAAGAAGGACGTTGTGTGCAAAAATGTGGCGGAGGATATATAATTGCAGGTGAAATAGGAAGTCTATCTACGGATGTGCTTTTATTGAAAGTCAATGAGGATGGCGATTCGTCATGGGCCGTAACTTTTGGCGGAAGTCAAAGTGAGTTTGGACGTTCAATTCAAGTTTGTAATGATGGAAGTTTTATAATTGCAGGGTATACGAATTCTTTTGGCGCAGGTAAAAATGACGTGTACGTTATAAAAGCAAACTCTTTTGGAGATACGATATGGACAAGGACTTTTGGAGGAGCAGAAGACGATTATGGTTATTCCATAGCGAAATGCGCAGATGGTAATTTTGTAATTGCAGGTTCCAGCAGAGTTACTACTTATGATGATGTTTATCTTATAAAAATAAGTTCAAGCGGAGATACGGTATGGACAAGGACTTTTGGAAAGAGCAACAATGATTGTGCGTATGATGTTAAGCAATGTGGTGATGGTGGGTTTATTCTTACGGGATATACGAAAACAGGAAGCGAAAAGGTATATTTGATAAAAACAAATTCGACCGGGGATACTCTATGGACAAGGATTTATGGTAAAACCGGGGATGACAGGGGATATTCTGTCCGGGAATGTAGTGATAATGGATTTGTCATTAGTGGATATACTTCGACTTTAGGTGGCACATGGGAAGACGTTTATGTTATAAAGACGAATTCCACCGGGGATACTTTGTGGACAAGAACTTTTGGAAAGAACGGAGACGATAGAGGAAATTCTATTGTACAATGTTCGGATAACGGGTATGTAGTTGCAGGGGTAGGAGAGTATTTTACTTCCGGGCAAACAGATATGTATATCATAAGAATGGGTTCAGTGGGAATAAAAGAAATTGACAAAAGCATATCTAATAATTATGTATTATATCAAAACTATCCTAATCCGTTTTCGGATGGGACTGTTATTGAGTATAAAGTGCCGAACAAGAGTAATGTAGCGATAAAGGTTTATAGTTTAGCAGGGAAATTGATAAAAACTATTTTAAATGGAGAAGTAGCGGCAGGTTCGCATACTGTATCTTTGGATAAAAGGGATATGAAATCAGGTATTTATTTTTATAGTCTTGAGGTTGGAAATTATAAAGAAACAAGGAAATTGACTGTATTAAAATAA
- a CDS encoding proton-conducting transporter membrane subunit: MMLLILSIAIPLFGSALCLVLKPRAREACAIVLVAVSFILTVLLIPAVMNGQTYWISLLNADFFSVSFELDKIGLVFALMFSLLGLVALIYSVNYIKENANEYYFITTLLIGSLMGVAYSNNLILLYVFWEIAAFCTWRLIGFTRKAANIKIADKSFMMTLLGSSLMLLGFIFIYLQKGTLDLDLLRGQTLDSPELIFNLIFLGLIAKSVCLPIYTWLQDAHPVAPSPSSALLSGIITKIGVLAFAKIWVSTFNYTAQWVIPLAIISSIIAGGAALVSSDMKKIIAYSTISQIAYILFGFALLNEFSTNAALLYAFAHALGKGGLFLGAGVVEKYFHTRDIRKLGGFIKVSPITGIGFLFCAASIAGIPPFGGFWAKLMIIMGLLTAGHIWIAVLAIFSAMLTLFYIWRLFDAVFVGDLKQKFDITLSKTMVTCVLILGILSLLIGLFVSRFLLLVK, translated from the coding sequence ATGATGTTATTGATTTTATCAATCGCGATTCCTTTGTTTGGTTCGGCTTTATGTTTAGTTCTTAAACCTCGCGCAAGAGAAGCGTGTGCTATCGTATTGGTTGCTGTTTCTTTTATTCTAACTGTTTTGCTTATTCCTGCTGTTATGAATGGGCAAACATACTGGATATCGCTATTAAATGCGGATTTTTTCAGTGTAAGTTTTGAATTGGATAAAATTGGACTTGTATTTGCGCTTATGTTTTCACTTCTTGGGTTAGTTGCGCTTATTTACTCGGTAAATTATATAAAAGAAAATGCCAACGAATATTATTTCATAACTACATTATTAATTGGTTCGCTTATGGGAGTGGCGTATTCCAATAACCTTATTTTGCTTTATGTTTTTTGGGAGATTGCGGCATTCTGCACCTGGCGTCTTATTGGTTTTACGAGAAAAGCTGCGAACATTAAAATTGCCGATAAATCATTTATGATGACTTTATTGGGGTCATCACTGATGTTATTAGGGTTTATATTTATTTACCTTCAAAAAGGGACGCTTGACCTTGATTTATTGAGAGGACAGACTCTTGATTCCCCGGAATTGATATTTAATCTTATTTTTCTTGGGTTAATTGCGAAATCCGTGTGCCTGCCGATATATACATGGCTTCAGGATGCTCATCCTGTTGCACCGTCGCCTTCATCTGCGTTACTTTCCGGGATAATTACAAAAATCGGAGTTCTTGCGTTTGCAAAGATATGGGTTAGTACGTTTAATTACACTGCCCAGTGGGTTATTCCTCTTGCCATAATTTCATCTATTATTGCGGGTGGAGCAGCGCTTGTATCTAGCGATATGAAGAAGATAATAGCGTATTCTACCATATCCCAGATTGCTTATATTTTATTCGGGTTTGCGCTGTTAAATGAGTTTTCAACAAATGCGGCGTTGCTTTATGCTTTTGCCCATGCTCTTGGAAAAGGTGGTTTATTTCTTGGCGCCGGAGTTGTAGAAAAGTATTTTCATACAAGGGATATTCGTAAATTAGGTGGTTTTATTAAAGTGAGTCCGATTACAGGAATAGGGTTTTTGTTCTGCGCAGCTTCCATTGCAGGAATACCTCCGTTTGGCGGATTCTGGGCGAAATTGATGATAATTATGGGACTTCTAACTGCCGGACACATATGGATTGCAGTGTTGGCGATTTTCTCTGCAATGTTAACTTTGTTCTATATATGGCGTTTATTTGATGCAGTATTTGTTGGAGATTTGAAACAAAAATTTGATATTACTCTGAGTAAGACTATGGTTACCTGTGTTCTTATATTAGGAATATTATCCTTATTGATAGGTCTTTTTGTATCAAGGTTTCTTTTGTTGGTGAAGTAA